In Triticum aestivum cultivar Chinese Spring chromosome 5B, IWGSC CS RefSeq v2.1, whole genome shotgun sequence, the following proteins share a genomic window:
- the LOC123113530 gene encoding uncharacterized protein isoform X4 translates to MGLQEKRPIQMNRIPRPPIPHFVPSLHLTSAPWPPPSSNFLAGATRPKSFRHRSPSTLPTSTTAPTLAASHLRRTTPPNTASLDAMIVPRAPCSRSGLNLPYQGSFVEAAATLVLFLIFRSLCSGRKGKAKPVSGTLLFGTCHPLSSAPVRICPIRRVSQCVSVLCFTRVCVCVLVQVQAHGC, encoded by the exons ATGGGCCTACAGGAAAAAAGGCCCATCCAGATGAATAGAATCCCTAGACCACCAATTCCCCACTTCGTCCCATCTCTCCATCTCACATCTGCTCCATGGCCGCCGCCCTCCTCAAACTTCCTGGCCGGCGCCACTCGCCCTAAATCGTTCCGGCACCGCTCGCCCTCCACTCTCCCGACCTCCACTACTG CTCCGACCCTTGCTGCATCCCACCTTCGTCGGACCACTCCGCCCAACACGGCTTCCCTGGACGCGATGATTGTACCCCGTGCTCCCTGCTCCAGATCTGG CTTGAATCTGCCATATCAAGGATCCTTTGTTGAAGCTGCAGCCACACTG GTTTTGTTTCTCATCTTTAGAAGTCTTTGTAGTGGAAGGAAGGGCAAGGCAAAACCTGTCTCAG GTACCTTGTTGTTTGGAACATGTCATCCCTTGAGCTCGGCACCTGTTCGCATATGCCCTATTCGAAGAGTGAGTCAGTGCGTGTCCGTGCTCTGTtttacgcgcgtgtgtgtgtgtgttttggttCAGGTGCAAGCCCATGGATGCTGA